In Mytilus edulis chromosome 8, xbMytEdul2.2, whole genome shotgun sequence, the genomic window ACACCCCAACGTTGGTGTCTGTTTTCAACTTAAGTTTGCCTAAACTAAATATTATGAAACTGATataaaatgcttattaccacacaaAAAACCCCATCAAATtggaattttggtggcgtcaccaTAACTGTTAACAAATGGAAAATTACAGAATGTTTTGTTTGTTCTCGAACTcagttttcctcaaccaaatgtaaACTTATACACAgcacttattaccacaaaatacagatcaggtGTGAAATTTGGTTGTTTCACTTTAACCTTTtatagttatgcccctttacaagtggaaaaattgctaatttttttatttacattctcTTACTTAAGTTTCCTCAACCATCTTtttccatggacacattcccaatttatttgtgttttcctttaatttgtttattttatatttagcaGATAACAGTTTGCCAGCTGACTTTTTTGATGGAAATACAGAAGTTACATCTGACACCCAGGTAATACACACATATCACTGATAGCTCATTATGGATAAAGTTTAtggattttcaaaataaaatgttcaatcATATAGCTGTTTACATTAAAGGGTAAAATCAAGAATAGAAATCACGattgtgtcaaagaaacaaaaacTTTACCAAAGTGCAGAAATCACCACAAAGCCACCAATCGGACATACAAAATCTGGCATATTTGGAGATGTGTTGTCAGATCTCAATCCTTCAATACATCTTACCAAtggagtaaaaaaaaaacaacagcaatatGCACATTCATACATTGCATTTTTGTCTGATTGATGAttcaattttaaaactttaaaacagcATACACATGTGTATGTGAATCTTGGCACTTACAATATTCTCAGGAAGACtgagtactcgagtacagttttagtactcaGATACTCGTTTGACtgttatacatcttgagatatttctcttcacatttccatTATCATTTGTTCCATTGAAATATCCCCTttgtaatactaaataaaatcaatttacaACATACGTGTAAATATGTTTATCTGAGGCTAATATTTGTTATAGTAGTACTAGCAAAGTTCTTTCCTTCCAGGGGAATGTTTTCACATGCACAATTTGAAAATCAGACAAACGATagtgcaaaaaaaacaaaacacagatagattgagcaacacgaaaaTGCACAAGTGATTTGAAGTCCAATATTGTTGTTGACAAATTAATGGAAAACTCGTATTATAAAAAAATTCCAACTCCTCAGGAACAGATGATACTTATATTGTCTACTTTGTCTGACTTTATTTGCAGTTTGGTTTATGAACACGTACaaaaacaataattgctattatgataggttatttgtagaAACAGCAGTTagtaattcattgtttaattgacacaaaaacCAGAGGACCAAGCTATGTTTGTAGTACGTTTGTCTTTCGTTTATATGTTCATGAAAGTAGACGTTTTAGATTCATCCGAGTACTATCGAGTATCATGACCGAGTATCCGATTaattcagatcttttgacattcCTATTTTTTACACTTGCTGAAAAAAATGGTTGATACTTCTATGTATTCTTTGTTATATGTATTAATCCAAAATTCTTGGATGTTTGTTAATTTAAACCAATGATAAGAtgatattatgatataaaatgtacCTCATTTTATATTTCAGCCCCAAATAGTTCAAGTAGTTCTAGAAACTGATGTGCAGCCACCCGCAGTTGATGAACCAGTTATAGTCCCAGAAAATTTCACTCCTTTAGAGGAGGAAATTGAATCAGTAGAAGAAACTTCTGCAAAATCTGATGGGGTATCTGCAGAGGAACAAAAAGAAGATCAGGTACCAGTTGAGATACCAGTCATTGTCCCTGAAAGTTTCATTCCCCTTGAAGACAATCGGTTAGACCCAATCAAAGAAAATACAGCTGAAGAGGAATCTTTGGGGGCAGAAACAACGAAAAATCAAGAGGAGGAAACTGCAATGGAGGATACAACTGAGGCCACAGAACCTCAAATTGAGTCGAGTCAGAATGAAGAAGGGGAAGTTACAGTTACTGTAACTATAGTTAATGAGGAAAAAGACGAATCTACACCAAAAAGAAGGGGAAGACCAGCTAAACAGTCCACTGACGATGTGGCTGGTCCTTCACCAGAGAAAAGACCAAGAAATGATTCAAAATCCAGTGAAAGTGGTCCTGCTTCAGAAGGCAGACCAACACGTAGGAGTCTAAGAGCTCCCAAAGAGGTAGCTGAGGACAAAACTGCAGAAACTCCAGACACTAAATCTAAAAAAGGAAAAGCTGCAAAGGAAAAAGATACTGAGACTCCGAAGACAAAATCAAAGGGCAGAGGTCGTCCACGGAAAGAGTCAACAGAAAAGGAAGTTGAACAGGAAGAGGATGAGGAGGAAGCTGAATCTGAGGCAGAATCTGGAGAGGAAGAACAGGAAGCCACCCCTGAACCAAAAAAAGGAAGAGGCAGGGGAAGACCATCTAAATCAGAAAGTTCTACTCCGGTTGTCAAACTCAAAGTTAAAACTCCAACCAGTAAAAAAGGAAAAACTAAACAAGGGGATAATGATGATGAAGAAGAAGTTGCAAAATCTGGAAAGAAAAAAGGTGCAGATACTCCACCAGATGAGGGAAAGAAACGAGGCAAAAAGAAAGAGGAGACATCTGCAGACACTCCAAAAAAAGGAAGAGGTAGACCCAAAAAAGAGGTAGTAGAAAAAACTGTTGAAGATGAAGAAGTAGAAGGTGAAGAAGACATGGAGGGTGATGAAGCTCCTGAACCAGAGCCCAAGAAAAAAAAGGGTCGCCCTTCAAAATCTGGGGACTCTCCAAAGGATATCACTGGTACTAATGAAACAATGGAAGCAGAAGAAACTGTCCCATCAACTCCATCTAAAAAACGAGCAAGACCAGTGGAAGAAACAGTAGAAACAACACCAACAGATTTACCAGTTAAGAAAAAACCTAAGGCTTCCCCACCAGTTATGACTGACTCCTCAGCCGGACCTAATGATAGAATGATCGTAAAAGAGGAACCCCAGGAAGATCTGTTATCACAGGTATTACCCAATATTACTATTTCATCTGTGTCAGGAAGTAATAGACCACACACACTAATTGTTCATGAAAATGTAGAGGGAGATGTTTACAGCATCGAACAAGTTGATCATGATCAGGAACCAGGCACATCAGAAGTTGAGATCCCATTTGTTGAAGTTGAAACTGTTATCGAAACCCCAGAAAGAAGATCTGTACTAACTCAGACAGATCCTAAActtaaaaagaagaaatttggACCATTAGGTCAAGATGATTTTGGTTTTGCTGAGGAAGAGGATGATGGGAGCGGCAGAAAGAAGCGAAGAAGTGACGAAGTGGCTCTGTTTGAGGATATGGAACCCAAACGTAGAACAATCCGTAACACAGAGGAGGCTCTCAATTGTCCATTTTGTGACAAAGCATTTATTGGTCTGGTAAAGCATATAAAAGGTAAACACAGAGATGAAATGGATTATGAAGAGGAAATGAGAAATGCAAAGTGGAGAGAAAAGATAATGAAAGTTTCTACACAAGGCCCCGAGGAGGAAGGGGAGCAATGTCAGGAGTGTGGGAAGACCACAAAGAATATGAAACGTCACCAGGAACTTCATCAACAAAATAGGATGCAAATTCCTTGTCCTATTTGTGGCAAAGTTGTCCTTAAAACTGGTATGAGCTCTCACATGAGAACGGTGCACTCTGGTAGAAAACCATACAAATGTCCGCACTGTGATTATGCATCAGCTTTCCGTGGCAATCTTAATACCCATATTAAAGGAATGCATCTTCACACCAGGCAATATCTTTGCAATACCTGCAAAGCTGCATTTAAAACATTAGGAGCTCTGATTGGGCACACAAAGCGTGTGCATGAAGGCTGGAAGTCACCTAATCAGAAAATCTTCATTTGTTCAGTGTGTGAGAAACGTTTCACCAAGAAATACCACGTCGACAGGCATATGTTGATTCATACAGGAGAAAAGCCACATAAATGTAACGACTGTGGCCGCTGCTTCAATAATAAGTCTAATCTGATGTCCCACATCCAATTGGTCCACAAGAAATTGTCCCCCTACCAGTGTGACATGTGTCATGAACAGTTCAAGAGGAAGAAGCTATTGCTGGAGCATATTGGTAGGATCCATGTGACTGCTGGAGAGGCCGCCCAAGCCATCATTAGGAAGTATGATCTACATGCTGATAATGATGAGGACATTGAGGCAGAGGGAGAGGAATATGAGGAGGGAGAAGTAGCAGAGGTAAGGCTTAGAATTAAATGTTAGATTTTCAACAACCAATACATCAAAAAATTATGTTTAGGATGTTACATCTCATATAAAataaggaagatgtggtatgattgccaatgagaaaaatcgAAACTAGAGACTAATTGATGTAGAATTAAACACCTAAAGTTATTGTATGGTTTCAACAATCAGAAAAACCATACAGCATAATCAACTAAAATACTTACTTTGTTATGATCTGTATTCAATTAATTGAACAGTCTTTCAAAGGTtatatgattattattttttcataaaaaaaagcataACATTGCAATAAGTATACTCAGTGTGAAAGTAAACTACTGTTTATGCTATTATTATCTTTTACTGCATGTCAGAATAtgttcatgaaaaatatttaaacactTTAAAACTTAATTGTACCTTTGTACTTAGTTTCATTAATTATGAATTCGAATTTTCCACAATTTATGAAAACTGCTTTTTAAAAGAATAATGAAAATTTACAGTATGTAACTACAGAATCAttactatcaacatgatcaatacaataaaaaaagaaatagtgGCATATTGACAAAATGTTTTAGCCACTTGACTTCACATTAAATCATTGCAATGGGATGTATTAGAGTGCAAGTATGAAATCATTAAATCAAAAATTTGATACCTTACTTCAGTCTTTTTCTGACATCATAAACACAAACTTAAAAAAACGTTTGTTTAAAACTTTTTAGAGATGATTTGCTATTTTAATTGTCAATTCTATTTTTAGATTGAGAATGTACATCTTGAAGGTGAACCTGCTGGGGACACCACATACGTAGTAACAAGTGCTGATGGAACATACAGTAATGTGACAGATGCTGCACAACTCCTGGCTGGACAG contains:
- the LOC139486034 gene encoding uncharacterized protein isoform X1, whose translation is MDTDDALQQVAEEVGGGDGIVISDVGDLVKLSETQVVETLEGVFPQADPAPQPNGGYSIESLPSDMPVNIMAEQKTTDMPVEIMAEQKPIENEASVEEVLEKINEVSQVAEAETTAVEGLPDQVDNVQQPASDEKTADNSLPADFFDGNTEVTSDTQPQIVQVVLETDVQPPAVDEPVIVPENFTPLEEEIESVEETSAKSDGVSAEEQKEDQVPVEIPVIVPESFIPLEDNRLDPIKENTAEEESLGAETTKNQEEETAMEDTTEATEPQIESSQNEEGEVTVTVTIVNEEKDESTPKRRGRPAKQSTDDVAGPSPEKRPRNDSKSSESGPASEGRPTRRSLRAPKEVAEDKTAETPDTKSKKGKAAKEKDTETPKTKSKGRGRPRKESTEKEVEQEEDEEEAESEAESGEEEQEATPEPKKGRGRGRPSKSESSTPVVKLKVKTPTSKKGKTKQGDNDDEEEVAKSGKKKGADTPPDEGKKRGKKKEETSADTPKKGRGRPKKEVVEKTVEDEEVEGEEDMEGDEAPEPEPKKKKGRPSKSGDSPKDITGTNETMEAEETVPSTPSKKRARPVEETVETTPTDLPVKKKPKASPPVMTDSSAGPNDRMIVKEEPQEDLLSQVLPNITISSVSGSNRPHTLIVHENVEGDVYSIEQVDHDQEPGTSEVEIPFVEVETVIETPERRSVLTQTDPKLKKKKFGPLGQDDFGFAEEEDDGSGRKKRRSDEVALFEDMEPKRRTIRNTEEALNCPFCDKAFIGLVKHIKGKHRDEMDYEEEMRNAKWREKIMKVSTQGPEEEGEQCQECGKTTKNMKRHQELHQQNRMQIPCPICGKVVLKTGMSSHMRTVHSGRKPYKCPHCDYASAFRGNLNTHIKGMHLHTRQYLCNTCKAAFKTLGALIGHTKRVHEGWKSPNQKIFICSVCEKRFTKKYHVDRHMLIHTGEKPHKCNDCGRCFNNKSNLMSHIQLVHKKLSPYQCDMCHEQFKRKKLLLEHIGRIHVTAGEAAQAIIRKYDLHADNDEDIEAEGEEYEEGEVAEIENVHLEGEPAGDTTYVVTSADGTYSNVTDAAQLLAGQALTTLQTEGGQETIIIVQTAEPGENATHAIVDQDGTVQYVMQQPGEDGGHQIYAQIQQE
- the LOC139486034 gene encoding uncharacterized protein isoform X3, with product MDTDDALQQVAEEVGGGDGIVISDVGDLVKLSETQVVETLEGVFPQADPAPQPNGGYSIESLPSDMPVNIMAEQKTTDMPVEIMAEQKPIENEASVEEVLEKINEVSQVAEAETTAVEGLPDQVDNVQQPASDEKTDNSLPADFFDGNTEVTSDTQPQIVQVVLETDVQPPAVDEPVIVPENFTPLEEEIESVEETSAKSDGVSAEEQKEDQVPVEIPVIVPESFIPLEDNRLDPIKENTAEEESLGAETTKNQEEETAMEDTTEATEPQIESSQNEEGEVTVTVTIVNEEKDESTPKRRGRPAKQSTDDVAGPSPEKRPRNDSKSSESGPASEGRPTRRSLRAPKEVAEDKTAETPDTKSKKGKAAKEKDTETPKTKSKGRGRPRKESTEKEVEQEEDEEEAESEAESGEEEQEATPEPKKGRGRGRPSKSESSTPVVKLKVKTPTSKKGKTKQGDNDDEEEVAKSGKKKGADTPPDEGKKRGKKKEETSADTPKKGRGRPKKEVVEKTVEDEEVEGEEDMEGDEAPEPEPKKKKGRPSKSGDSPKDITGTNETMEAEETVPSTPSKKRARPVEETVETTPTDLPVKKKPKASPPVMTDSSAGPNDRMIVKEEPQEDLLSQVLPNITISSVSGSNRPHTLIVHENVEGDVYSIEQVDHDQEPGTSEVEIPFVEVETVIETPERRSVLTQTDPKLKKKKFGPLGQDDFGFAEEEDDGSGRKKRRSDEVALFEDMEPKRRTIRNTEEALNCPFCDKAFIGLVKHIKGKHRDEMDYEEEMRNAKWREKIMKVSTQGPEEEGEQCQECGKTTKNMKRHQELHQQNRMQIPCPICGKVVLKTGMSSHMRTVHSGRKPYKCPHCDYASAFRGNLNTHIKGMHLHTRQYLCNTCKAAFKTLGALIGHTKRVHEGWKSPNQKIFICSVCEKRFTKKYHVDRHMLIHTGEKPHKCNDCGRCFNNKSNLMSHIQLVHKKLSPYQCDMCHEQFKRKKLLLEHIGRIHVTAGEAAQAIIRKYDLHADNDEDIEAEGEEYEEGEVAEIENVHLEGEPAGDTTYVVTSADGTYSNVTDAAQLLAGQALTTLQTEGGQETIIIVQTAEPGENATHAIVDQDGTVQYVMQQPGEDGGHQIYAQIQQE
- the LOC139486034 gene encoding uncharacterized protein isoform X4 codes for the protein MDTDDALQQVAEEVGGGDGIVISDVGDLVKLSETQVVETLEGVFPQADPAPQPNGGYSIESLPSDMPVNIMAEQKTTDMPVEIMAEQKPIENEASEEVLEKINEVSQVAEAETTAVEGLPDQVDNVQQPASDEKTDNSLPADFFDGNTEVTSDTQPQIVQVVLETDVQPPAVDEPVIVPENFTPLEEEIESVEETSAKSDGVSAEEQKEDQVPVEIPVIVPESFIPLEDNRLDPIKENTAEEESLGAETTKNQEEETAMEDTTEATEPQIESSQNEEGEVTVTVTIVNEEKDESTPKRRGRPAKQSTDDVAGPSPEKRPRNDSKSSESGPASEGRPTRRSLRAPKEVAEDKTAETPDTKSKKGKAAKEKDTETPKTKSKGRGRPRKESTEKEVEQEEDEEEAESEAESGEEEQEATPEPKKGRGRGRPSKSESSTPVVKLKVKTPTSKKGKTKQGDNDDEEEVAKSGKKKGADTPPDEGKKRGKKKEETSADTPKKGRGRPKKEVVEKTVEDEEVEGEEDMEGDEAPEPEPKKKKGRPSKSGDSPKDITGTNETMEAEETVPSTPSKKRARPVEETVETTPTDLPVKKKPKASPPVMTDSSAGPNDRMIVKEEPQEDLLSQVLPNITISSVSGSNRPHTLIVHENVEGDVYSIEQVDHDQEPGTSEVEIPFVEVETVIETPERRSVLTQTDPKLKKKKFGPLGQDDFGFAEEEDDGSGRKKRRSDEVALFEDMEPKRRTIRNTEEALNCPFCDKAFIGLVKHIKGKHRDEMDYEEEMRNAKWREKIMKVSTQGPEEEGEQCQECGKTTKNMKRHQELHQQNRMQIPCPICGKVVLKTGMSSHMRTVHSGRKPYKCPHCDYASAFRGNLNTHIKGMHLHTRQYLCNTCKAAFKTLGALIGHTKRVHEGWKSPNQKIFICSVCEKRFTKKYHVDRHMLIHTGEKPHKCNDCGRCFNNKSNLMSHIQLVHKKLSPYQCDMCHEQFKRKKLLLEHIGRIHVTAGEAAQAIIRKYDLHADNDEDIEAEGEEYEEGEVAEIENVHLEGEPAGDTTYVVTSADGTYSNVTDAAQLLAGQALTTLQTEGGQETIIIVQTAEPGENATHAIVDQDGTVQYVMQQPGEDGGHQIYAQIQQE
- the LOC139486034 gene encoding uncharacterized protein isoform X2, which gives rise to MDTDDALQQVAEEVGGGDGIVISDVGDLVKLSETQVVETLEGVFPQADPAPQPNGGYSIESLPSDMPVNIMAEQKTTDMPVEIMAEQKPIENEASEEVLEKINEVSQVAEAETTAVEGLPDQVDNVQQPASDEKTADNSLPADFFDGNTEVTSDTQPQIVQVVLETDVQPPAVDEPVIVPENFTPLEEEIESVEETSAKSDGVSAEEQKEDQVPVEIPVIVPESFIPLEDNRLDPIKENTAEEESLGAETTKNQEEETAMEDTTEATEPQIESSQNEEGEVTVTVTIVNEEKDESTPKRRGRPAKQSTDDVAGPSPEKRPRNDSKSSESGPASEGRPTRRSLRAPKEVAEDKTAETPDTKSKKGKAAKEKDTETPKTKSKGRGRPRKESTEKEVEQEEDEEEAESEAESGEEEQEATPEPKKGRGRGRPSKSESSTPVVKLKVKTPTSKKGKTKQGDNDDEEEVAKSGKKKGADTPPDEGKKRGKKKEETSADTPKKGRGRPKKEVVEKTVEDEEVEGEEDMEGDEAPEPEPKKKKGRPSKSGDSPKDITGTNETMEAEETVPSTPSKKRARPVEETVETTPTDLPVKKKPKASPPVMTDSSAGPNDRMIVKEEPQEDLLSQVLPNITISSVSGSNRPHTLIVHENVEGDVYSIEQVDHDQEPGTSEVEIPFVEVETVIETPERRSVLTQTDPKLKKKKFGPLGQDDFGFAEEEDDGSGRKKRRSDEVALFEDMEPKRRTIRNTEEALNCPFCDKAFIGLVKHIKGKHRDEMDYEEEMRNAKWREKIMKVSTQGPEEEGEQCQECGKTTKNMKRHQELHQQNRMQIPCPICGKVVLKTGMSSHMRTVHSGRKPYKCPHCDYASAFRGNLNTHIKGMHLHTRQYLCNTCKAAFKTLGALIGHTKRVHEGWKSPNQKIFICSVCEKRFTKKYHVDRHMLIHTGEKPHKCNDCGRCFNNKSNLMSHIQLVHKKLSPYQCDMCHEQFKRKKLLLEHIGRIHVTAGEAAQAIIRKYDLHADNDEDIEAEGEEYEEGEVAEIENVHLEGEPAGDTTYVVTSADGTYSNVTDAAQLLAGQALTTLQTEGGQETIIIVQTAEPGENATHAIVDQDGTVQYVMQQPGEDGGHQIYAQIQQE